The proteins below are encoded in one region of Campylobacter helveticus:
- a CDS encoding 3'-5' exonuclease produces MKNEGYICIFDCESVPDVELIRKNLGFEGSDEEVSLQALAWQKEQNGSEFLPLPFHKIVSICAVIADNFGKFIKVNKIEGENEKEMLRNFFAFIDKSEPKLVSFNGKNYDCPLLVLRALKYNIKASAYLDTQDKWNNYRTRFAELKHCDLLESLGGRLRLDSVCAMVGLPGKYDVSGDEVMSLYYQNKMEKIHEYCESDVLNTYMLFLKYELIKGNLAEEDYKFYLELMAEYLKEKKSNRTYVPHFIKACEEEFLKLNI; encoded by the coding sequence ATGAAAAATGAAGGTTATATTTGCATATTTGATTGTGAAAGTGTGCCAGATGTAGAGCTAATAAGAAAAAATTTAGGTTTTGAAGGAAGCGATGAGGAGGTAAGCTTACAGGCACTTGCGTGGCAAAAAGAGCAAAACGGAAGCGAGTTTTTACCCCTGCCTTTTCATAAGATAGTAAGCATTTGTGCGGTGATAGCGGATAATTTTGGTAAATTTATTAAGGTCAATAAAATCGAGGGTGAAAATGAAAAAGAGATGTTAAGAAATTTTTTCGCCTTTATCGATAAAAGTGAGCCTAAGCTTGTGAGTTTTAACGGGAAAAATTATGATTGTCCTTTGCTGGTTTTAAGAGCGTTAAAATATAATATCAAAGCAAGTGCTTATCTTGACACGCAAGATAAGTGGAATAATTACAGAACAAGGTTTGCCGAGCTTAAGCATTGTGATTTACTCGAAAGTTTGGGGGGCAGACTTAGGCTTGATAGTGTGTGTGCTATGGTCGGGCTACCCGGAAAGTATGATGTAAGTGGAGATGAGGTTATGAGCCTTTATTATCAAAACAAAATGGAAAAAATCCACGAATACTGCGAAAGCGATGTTTTAAACACCTATATGCTTTTTTTAAAATATGAGTTGATTAAGGGAAATTTGGCGGAAGAGGATTATAAATTTTATTTAGAATTAATGGCGGAGTATTTAAAAGAGAAAAAATCAAACCGCACTTATGTCCCACATTTTATAAAGGCTTGTGAGGAAGAATTTTTGAAATTAAACATTTAA
- the galE gene encoding UDP-glucose 4-epimerase GalE — translation MKILITGGAGYIGSHTLRQFLNTNHQICVLDNLSKGSKIALNDLKTIREFSFFEQDLSDFAGVKSLFKKEKFDAVVHFAASIEVFESMQNPLKYYMNNTANTSNLIQTCLENDVNKFIFSSTAATYGEPQTPVVSELSPLEPINPYGRSKLMSEEVLRDASRANPNFKHCILRYFNVAGACMDFKLGQRYPKATLLIKVAAEVAAGKREKLFIFGDDYDTKDGTCIRDFIHVDDISSAHLAGLEYLETNESNVFNVGYGHGFSVKEVIEAMKRVSGVDFKVELAPRRAGDPSVLISNAEKIRKLTSWKPKYDDLELICRSSYDWEQQC, via the coding sequence ATGAAAATCTTAATTACCGGTGGTGCTGGATATATAGGCTCTCACACGCTTAGACAATTTTTAAATACAAACCATCAAATTTGTGTCCTAGATAATCTTAGCAAAGGCTCTAAAATCGCTCTTAATGATTTAAAAACTATAAGAGAATTTAGCTTTTTTGAACAGGATTTAAGTGATTTTGCTGGAGTTAAATCGCTCTTTAAAAAAGAGAAATTTGACGCTGTGGTGCATTTTGCGGCGAGTATTGAGGTTTTTGAAAGTATGCAAAATCCTTTAAAATATTATATGAACAATACTGCAAATACTTCAAATTTAATCCAAACCTGTTTAGAAAATGATGTGAATAAATTTATATTTTCTTCCACAGCTGCGACTTATGGTGAGCCACAAACTCCTGTGGTAAGTGAGTTAAGTCCCCTTGAGCCTATCAATCCTTATGGGCGTTCTAAGTTGATGAGTGAGGAAGTTTTGCGTGATGCAAGTCGGGCAAATCCAAATTTCAAGCATTGCATTTTGCGTTATTTTAATGTTGCTGGTGCTTGTATGGATTTTAAGCTAGGACAACGCTACCCTAAGGCGACTTTACTCATTAAAGTTGCGGCTGAGGTTGCTGCTGGTAAGAGAGAGAAGCTTTTCATTTTTGGAGATGATTACGATACAAAAGATGGCACTTGCATTAGGGATTTTATCCATGTTGATGATATTTCAAGTGCGCATTTAGCGGGGCTTGAATATTTAGAGACAAATGAGAGTAATGTCTTTAATGTGGGTTATGGACACGGCTTTTCTGTTAAAGAAGTCATTGAGGCAATGAAAAGGGTAAGCGGGGTGGATTTTAAGGTCGAACTTGCACCTAGAAGAGCGGGAGACCCCTCTGTTTTAATCTCAAATGCTGAAAAAATTCGCAAATTAACCTCTTGGAAACCTAAATACGATGATTTAGAACTTATTTGTAGGTCCTCGTATGATTGGGAACAGCAGTGTTAA
- the flgP gene encoding flagellar assembly lipoprotein FlgP gives MKNLFFMLLVAAIFGGCVPSATSTAKTNNTANAVDGGSSDVVVQKVDKDDVRDIIREEKMLAPYDASESELSFTAVGEGIAPLNTVSSAQALALAKRAAITDAYRQLASKLYGVKVNGKDTVKDAMLRSSTITAQVNGLIKNASIIDENFNQGLYRVNLELKIDADKWKELFAY, from the coding sequence ATGAAAAATTTGTTTTTTATGCTACTTGTAGCGGCAATTTTTGGTGGCTGTGTCCCAAGTGCAACAAGCACTGCAAAGACTAATAATACTGCAAATGCAGTCGATGGTGGAAGCTCTGATGTGGTGGTGCAAAAAGTCGATAAGGACGATGTGCGTGATATCATTAGAGAAGAAAAAATGCTAGCACCTTATGATGCAAGCGAGAGCGAATTAAGCTTTACGGCGGTTGGTGAGGGGATAGCTCCTTTAAACACTGTTTCTTCTGCTCAAGCTTTAGCTTTAGCTAAAAGAGCGGCGATTACAGATGCTTATAGACAGCTTGCGAGTAAGCTTTATGGTGTGAAAGTCAATGGTAAAGACACAGTTAAAGACGCTATGTTAAGAAGTTCAACTATCACAGCACAGGTTAATGGACTTATCAAAAATGCTAGTATCATTGATGAGAATTTTAATCAAGGGCTTTACAGGGTTAATTTAGAACTTAAAATCGATGCGGACAAGTGGAAAGAATTGTTTGCTTATTAA
- a CDS encoding glycosyltransferase family 2 protein encodes MNLKEISAVLIVKNATKTLKECLNSLKEFGEIVLLDNQSDDDTLQIAKDFAKDFPNIRIEQSEFIGFGALKNKAISYVTKEWIFSIDADEVLEYEALKELEKLDLKTHHIVAFARKNLYRGEWIKACGWHPDFVLRLFHKSFTKFNDNLVHESLILPPNAEKIYLKNALRHYAFSGIYDLLEKCQRYSQLYAEQNLHKKSSIFKALTHGLWKFHRDYFFKKGIFYGYKGFIISLCNGLGAFFKYAKLYEFQNKKPSIALIITTYNSPTYLKVVLESVMKQNTMPNEILIADDGSTEETANLIKEFQNKFSIPLKHIWQEDKGYRLAKSRNNAAKKAMSEYIIIIDGDMVLEENFIKDHLDFAKKGVFLQGSRVILDATKSQNILRGGHYDRLKRSFILSKIYFHFSKIRADFFDKKDFIKGIRGCNMSFFKSDFEALEGFNEKFSGWGREDSEFVARFLFKGGEFRRVKFKALAYHLYHKENDKACLDENHQLYLKTIKERRITWKEKR; translated from the coding sequence ATGAATCTTAAAGAAATTAGTGCGGTTTTAATCGTCAAAAATGCCACCAAAACGCTAAAAGAATGCTTAAATTCCCTAAAAGAATTTGGTGAGATTGTGCTTTTGGATAATCAAAGTGATGATGATACACTTCAAATCGCAAAAGACTTCGCAAAAGATTTCCCTAATATACGCATAGAACAAAGCGAATTTATAGGCTTTGGAGCGCTTAAAAATAAGGCGATTAGCTATGTAACAAAGGAGTGGATTTTCAGTATTGATGCTGATGAAGTGCTAGAATATGAAGCCTTAAAAGAGCTTGAAAAGCTTGATTTAAAAACGCATCACATCGTAGCCTTTGCTAGGAAAAATTTATACCGTGGGGAGTGGATTAAGGCTTGTGGTTGGCATCCTGATTTTGTTTTGCGTTTATTTCATAAAAGCTTTACAAAATTTAATGATAATTTAGTCCATGAAAGCCTTATTTTGCCTCCAAATGCAGAAAAAATTTATCTTAAAAATGCCCTTAGGCATTATGCTTTTAGCGGAATTTATGACTTACTTGAAAAATGCCAACGCTACTCTCAACTTTACGCCGAGCAAAACTTACACAAAAAAAGCTCTATATTTAAAGCACTCACGCACGGATTGTGGAAATTTCATAGGGATTATTTTTTCAAAAAAGGCATTTTTTATGGCTATAAGGGCTTTATCATTAGCCTTTGTAATGGGCTTGGAGCCTTTTTTAAATATGCTAAACTTTATGAGTTTCAAAATAAAAAACCTAGCATTGCTTTAATCATCACGACCTATAATAGCCCCACCTACCTAAAAGTCGTGCTTGAAAGCGTGATGAAACAAAACACTATGCCAAATGAAATTTTAATCGCCGATGATGGAAGCACGGAGGAAACGGCAAATTTAATTAAAGAATTTCAAAACAAATTTAGCATACCCCTAAAACACATTTGGCAAGAAGATAAGGGCTACCGCCTTGCTAAAAGCCGTAATAATGCCGCTAAAAAGGCGATGAGCGAATACATCATCATCATAGACGGGGATATGGTTTTAGAAGAAAATTTCATCAAAGACCACTTAGATTTTGCGAAAAAAGGCGTGTTTTTACAAGGCTCAAGAGTGATTTTAGATGCAACTAAGAGTCAAAACATACTAAGGGGGGGGCATTATGATAGGCTTAAAAGAAGCTTCATTTTATCAAAAATTTATTTTCATTTTTCTAAGATTAGGGCTGATTTTTTTGACAAAAAAGACTTTATTAAGGGTATTCGTGGGTGTAATATGAGCTTTTTTAAGAGTGATTTTGAAGCACTTGAAGGCTTTAATGAAAAATTTAGTGGCTGGGGTAGGGAGGATAGCGAATTTGTCGCAAGGTTTTTATTTAAGGGCGGAGAATTTAGAAGAGTGAAATTTAAGGCTTTAGCGTATCATCTTTATCATAAAGAAAATGATAAGGCTTGTTTAGATGAAAATCATCAGCTTTATCTAAAAACTATCAAAGAAAGAAGGATAACTTGGAAAGAAAAAAGATAG
- a CDS encoding lipid A biosynthesis lauroyl acyltransferase — protein sequence MRNKLYLFLYYLLKFLTALLPEFLLQKLGLLVAKITFHLNKKHRKIIDINLQICFPQKTKEERNQISLKIYQNFAKFGIDCIKNRNTTKEKILKKVHFDNEEILINALKSQRPLILTTAHYGNWELASLAYAAKFGKMSIVGRELDSKAMDIILSQNRTQFDIELIDKKGGLKKMLKALKNRRTLGILTDQDCATNESLRLEFFGKEVNYQMGASVIAKKTNALILPSFIYQKDGLFHIKNFKAMDAATHSVEELTKYQAKSVEEMIKFKPDEYFFFHKRFRSFDAQIYKG from the coding sequence GTGAGAAATAAACTTTATCTTTTTTTGTATTATTTGCTTAAATTCTTAACCGCACTTTTACCTGAATTTCTTTTGCAAAAACTTGGCTTACTAGTCGCTAAAATCACCTTTCATCTTAATAAAAAACACCGCAAAATCATCGACATCAACCTACAAATTTGCTTTCCGCAAAAAACTAAAGAGGAAAGAAATCAAATCTCCCTAAAGATTTATCAAAATTTTGCTAAATTTGGCATAGACTGCATTAAAAATCGCAACACCACAAAAGAAAAAATCCTCAAAAAAGTGCATTTTGACAATGAAGAAATTTTAATCAACGCTCTTAAAAGTCAAAGACCGCTCATATTAACAACAGCACATTATGGTAACTGGGAACTCGCTTCTTTGGCTTATGCGGCGAAATTTGGAAAAATGTCTATCGTAGGACGGGAGCTTGATAGCAAGGCTATGGATATTATTTTAAGTCAAAATAGAACGCAATTTGACATCGAGCTTATCGACAAAAAAGGCGGACTTAAAAAAATGCTTAAAGCCCTCAAAAATCGCCGCACTTTAGGCATACTTACAGACCAAGATTGTGCCACAAATGAAAGCTTAAGGCTTGAGTTTTTTGGTAAGGAGGTCAATTATCAAATGGGAGCAAGTGTCATAGCAAAAAAAACAAACGCCCTTATTCTCCCCTCCTTTATCTACCAAAAAGACGGACTTTTTCACATTAAAAATTTCAAAGCGATGGACGCAGCGACACATAGCGTAGAAGAGCTGACAAAATACCAAGCTAAAAGCGTGGAAGAAATGATAAAATTTAAGCCTGATGAGTATTTTTTCTTTCACAAACGCTTCCGTAGCTTTGATGCTCAAATTTACAAAGGATAA
- the waaC gene encoding lipopolysaccharide heptosyltransferase I, with amino-acid sequence MKIAIVRLSALGDIIQSAIVLQFIKQFRQDIEIHWFVDERFKEILENHPHIDKLYALPLKDKRFFSSLKIALEARKNHYDFVLDLQGLMKSALVSRILSNNNFGFDKNSLKESFAHNFYNQKLNIDYAENVFVRYLALAAFALNAPFEPKDIRFKQPIFKADEELKNSLKQRFNLSEKNILIHVGSSVQNKIYPMTKLAILCKLLFHYDDKLKIYLAWGNEKEKILAKRVLSLSKIDKESLILLDKLSLKELIALTQLSSLIIGNDSGPTHLAFAMNKPSITIFGATPHYRNAFTTEINKTISTDKKISNVKHIDKSDFCIRNIDEEDIFSLAKELLGEK; translated from the coding sequence ATGAAAATAGCAATCGTCCGGCTCAGCGCACTAGGAGACATCATACAAAGTGCCATTGTTTTGCAATTTATCAAACAATTTCGCCAAGATATTGAAATTCACTGGTTTGTCGATGAAAGATTTAAAGAAATTTTAGAAAATCACCCGCACATCGATAAGCTTTACGCCCTACCCTTAAAGGATAAGAGATTTTTCTCTAGCCTTAAAATCGCCCTTGAAGCTAGGAAAAATCATTATGATTTTGTTTTAGACCTGCAAGGCTTGATGAAATCCGCTCTAGTTAGTCGCATTTTAAGCAATAATAATTTTGGCTTTGACAAAAACAGCCTAAAAGAAAGCTTTGCGCATAATTTTTACAACCAAAAACTTAATATCGACTATGCAGAAAATGTTTTTGTGCGTTACCTTGCTTTAGCTGCATTTGCGCTTAATGCACCTTTTGAGCCAAAGGATATTCGTTTTAAGCAGCCCATTTTTAAAGCCGATGAAGAGCTTAAAAACTCTTTAAAGCAAAGGTTTAATTTAAGCGAAAAAAACATTTTAATCCATGTTGGCTCAAGTGTGCAAAATAAAATCTACCCAATGACAAAACTTGCCATACTATGCAAACTTTTATTTCACTATGATGACAAGCTTAAAATTTATCTTGCTTGGGGGAATGAAAAGGAAAAAATTCTAGCCAAAAGAGTGCTTTCTCTCAGCAAAATCGACAAAGAAAGCCTTATTTTACTTGATAAACTAAGCCTTAAAGAACTCATCGCCCTCACTCAGCTTTCAAGCCTCATAATAGGAAATGACAGCGGTCCTACTCATCTAGCCTTTGCTATGAATAAGCCCTCCATTACTATCTTTGGCGCAACTCCGCATTACCGCAATGCTTTTACAACAGAGATTAACAAAACCATCAGCACGGATAAAAAAATTTCCAATGTCAAGCACATCGACAAAAGCGATTTTTGCATTAGAAACATTGACGAGGAGGACATTTTCTCTTTAGCCAAGGAGCTTTTGGGTGAGAAATAA
- a CDS encoding ComF family protein produces the protein MRCINCHSFTLLAFCDACLEELGEQSCGVRELEGGFKVYYFYKYSDIKHLLHSKHKFYGYFVFKFLAKLSFANFHQFFNPQTKLNAIALDDRVENGLYSHAAILAKALKSPFIKPIFGALHAQNKVSYSGKSLEFRRKNKRKFKLLKEIKYPVILVDDIVTTGLSLLEAKEILEKNKISVLFALVLADAKD, from the coding sequence GTGAGGTGCATTAACTGTCACTCTTTCACTCTCCTAGCTTTTTGTGATGCTTGTTTAGAGGAGTTAGGGGAGCAAAGTTGTGGCGTTAGAGAGCTTGAGGGCGGTTTCAAGGTCTATTATTTCTATAAATACAGCGATATTAAGCATTTACTTCATTCTAAACATAAATTTTATGGTTATTTTGTTTTTAAATTTCTTGCAAAATTAAGTTTCGCAAATTTTCATCAATTTTTTAATCCCCAAACAAAATTAAATGCCATTGCCCTCGATGATAGAGTGGAAAATGGACTTTACTCACACGCGGCTATTTTGGCAAAAGCTTTAAAGTCTCCATTTATTAAGCCTATCTTTGGCGCACTTCACGCACAAAATAAAGTGAGTTATAGTGGTAAAAGCTTAGAATTTAGACGCAAAAATAAAAGAAAATTTAAGCTTTTAAAAGAAATTAAATATCCTGTTATTTTGGTTGATGATATTGTTACCACAGGTTTAAGTTTGCTTGAAGCAAAAGAAATTTTAGAAAAAAATAAAATTTCTGTGCTTTTTGCTTTAGTTTTAGCCGATGCGAAAGATTAA
- the mapA gene encoding outer membrane lipoprotein MapA — MMKNCLLALFALLIFAGCSTKQNTFAQVNQVAKDSRCYPCDSAQGFEAKIKGLLYISDVGINCCADKRTLDTGVALKKVYLHRFYDLREEQKVIYIKNQKYYIDLNFNAIFYTYLKKELEARGIVVLDSNSKNSPYVTKVNLSFLQFASKQDTLGLHSKLVGVMSLSDINRDKKFTLRTKQDVQGFENLGDLSFYTHLLIKQMANKAASLISSL; from the coding sequence ATGATGAAAAATTGCTTATTGGCTTTGTTTGCACTTTTGATATTTGCAGGTTGTTCGACAAAGCAAAATACTTTCGCTCAGGTCAATCAAGTCGCCAAAGACTCCAGATGCTACCCTTGTGATAGCGCTCAAGGATTTGAAGCTAAGATTAAAGGACTTTTGTATATTAGTGATGTGGGGATTAATTGCTGTGCCGATAAAAGGACACTTGACACAGGTGTGGCTTTAAAAAAGGTCTATTTGCATCGTTTTTATGACTTAAGAGAAGAGCAAAAAGTCATTTATATTAAGAATCAAAAATATTATATTGACTTAAATTTCAATGCGATTTTTTACACTTATCTTAAGAAAGAGCTTGAGGCAAGGGGTATTGTGGTGCTTGATAGCAATAGCAAAAATTCTCCCTATGTAACGAAAGTTAATTTGTCTTTCTTGCAATTTGCTTCTAAGCAAGATACCTTGGGGCTTCATTCAAAATTGGTTGGGGTGATGAGCTTAAGTGATATTAATCGTGATAAAAAATTTACACTAAGAACAAAGCAGGATGTGCAAGGCTTTGAAAATTTGGGAGATTTGTCATTTTATACACATTTGTTAATTAAGCAAATGGCAAATAAAGCAGCGAGTTTAATTTCTTCTCTGTGA
- the gyrA gene encoding DNA gyrase subunit A — translation MENLFNKDSDTQIIDIEDSIKSSYLDYSMSVIIGRALPDARDGLKPVHRRILYAMNDLGVGSRSAYKKSARIVGDVIGKYHPHGDTAVYDALVRMAQDFSMRYPSVDGQGNFGSIDGDGAAAMRYTEARMTILAEELLRDIDKDTVDFVPNYDDSMQEPDVLPSRVPNLLLNGSSGIAVGMATNIPPHSLNELIDGLLYLLDNKNASLEEIMQFIKGPDFPTAGIIYGKKGIIDAYRTGRGRVKIRAKTHIEKRANKDIIVIDELPYQTNKARLIEQIAELVKEKQIEGIAEVRDESDREGIRVVIELKREAMSEIVLNNLFKSTTMESTFGVIMLAIHNKEPKIFSLIELLNLFLTHRKTVIIRRTIYELQKARAKAHILEGLKIALDNIDEVIALIKNSPDNSSARDGLVAKFGLSELQANAILDMKLGRLTGLEREKIENELAELLKEIARLDEILKSEKLLEDLIREELKEIRAKFDVPRITQIEDDYDDIDEEDLIPNENMVVTITHRGYIKRVPSKQYEKQKRGGKGKLAVTTYDDDFIESFFTANTHDTLMFVTDKGQLYWLKVYRIPEGSRTAKGKAVVNLIKLQAEEKIMAIIPTTDFDESKSLCFFTKNGIVKRTNLSEYQNIRSVGVRAINLDENDELVTAIIVERDENEIFSKDTEEDLENETLTNLESDESVKGKMLFAVTKKGMCIKFPLAKVREIGRVSRGVTAIKFKEKNDELVGAVVIENDEQEILSVSAKGIGKRTNAGEYRLQSRGGKGVICMKLTDKTKELISVVIVDESMDLMALTSSGKMIRVDMHSIRKAGRNTSGVIVVNVENDEVVSIAKCPKESEEEGVEDDTNLNLE, via the coding sequence ATGGAAAACCTCTTTAATAAAGACTCTGATACTCAAATTATCGACATTGAAGATTCGATTAAAAGTAGTTATTTAGACTATTCTATGAGTGTGATTATCGGGCGTGCTTTGCCTGATGCAAGAGACGGCTTGAAACCCGTGCATAGACGCATACTTTATGCGATGAATGATTTGGGTGTAGGAAGTCGTAGTGCCTATAAAAAATCTGCTCGTATTGTGGGTGATGTCATCGGTAAATACCACCCTCACGGCGATACAGCCGTTTATGATGCACTTGTGAGAATGGCGCAAGATTTTTCTATGCGTTATCCAAGTGTTGATGGGCAAGGAAATTTCGGCTCGATTGACGGAGATGGTGCTGCGGCAATGCGTTACACTGAAGCTAGAATGACAATTTTAGCCGAAGAACTTTTAAGGGATATTGATAAGGACACGGTAGATTTCGTTCCAAACTATGATGATTCTATGCAAGAACCCGATGTTTTGCCAAGTCGTGTGCCAAATTTATTGCTCAATGGTTCAAGCGGAATTGCTGTGGGTATGGCGACTAATATCCCTCCGCATAGTCTTAATGAACTCATTGATGGGCTTTTATATTTGCTTGATAATAAAAATGCAAGTTTAGAAGAAATTATGCAATTTATTAAGGGACCTGATTTTCCAACGGCTGGGATTATTTATGGTAAAAAGGGCATAATTGATGCGTATCGCACGGGGCGAGGTAGGGTTAAAATTCGTGCAAAAACGCATATAGAAAAACGAGCAAATAAAGACATTATCGTCATTGATGAGCTTCCTTATCAAACAAATAAAGCAAGATTAATCGAGCAAATTGCCGAGCTTGTGAAGGAAAAGCAGATTGAGGGTATTGCTGAAGTAAGAGATGAGAGCGATAGGGAGGGAATTCGCGTAGTCATTGAGCTTAAACGCGAGGCGATGAGCGAGATAGTGCTAAATAATCTTTTTAAATCCACCACTATGGAAAGCACTTTTGGTGTGATAATGCTTGCGATTCACAACAAAGAGCCAAAAATCTTTTCTTTAATTGAGCTTTTAAATTTATTTTTAACGCACAGAAAAACGGTTATCATACGCCGCACGATTTATGAGCTTCAAAAAGCAAGGGCAAAGGCGCATATTTTAGAGGGGCTTAAAATCGCCCTAGATAATATAGATGAGGTGATTGCTCTTATTAAAAATAGCCCTGATAATAGTAGCGCAAGAGATGGTTTGGTGGCTAAATTTGGTTTAAGCGAACTTCAAGCAAATGCCATTTTAGATATGAAACTTGGGCGTTTGACAGGGCTTGAAAGAGAAAAGATAGAAAATGAATTGGCTGAGTTATTAAAAGAAATCGCAAGGCTTGATGAAATTTTAAAAAGCGAGAAATTACTTGAGGACTTAATCCGTGAGGAATTAAAAGAGATAAGGGCTAAATTTGATGTGCCGCGTATCACTCAAATCGAGGATGATTATGATGATATTGATGAGGAGGATTTGATTCCAAATGAAAATATGGTCGTTACCATTACGCATAGGGGTTACATCAAAAGAGTGCCAAGTAAGCAATATGAAAAGCAAAAGCGTGGCGGTAAAGGAAAGCTTGCTGTTACGACTTACGATGATGATTTTATCGAAAGCTTTTTTACGGCAAACACTCACGATACGCTGATGTTTGTAACGGATAAGGGGCAGCTCTATTGGCTTAAGGTTTATAGAATTCCTGAAGGCTCACGCACGGCTAAGGGCAAGGCTGTGGTAAATCTTATTAAATTGCAAGCGGAAGAAAAGATTATGGCAATTATCCCTACGACTGATTTTGATGAGAGTAAATCTTTATGCTTCTTTACGAAAAATGGTATCGTTAAACGCACAAATTTAAGTGAGTATCAAAATATAAGAAGCGTAGGCGTTAGGGCGATTAATTTGGACGAAAATGATGAGCTTGTAACGGCTATCATCGTAGAAAGAGATGAAAATGAAATTTTCTCTAAAGATACTGAGGAAGATTTAGAAAACGAAACGCTTACAAATTTAGAAAGTGATGAGAGTGTAAAAGGCAAAATGCTCTTTGCGGTAACCAAAAAGGGGATGTGCATTAAATTCCCACTTGCTAAGGTGCGTGAGATTGGCCGTGTGAGTCGTGGTGTAACGGCGATTAAATTTAAAGAGAAAAATGACGAGTTAGTCGGTGCGGTTGTCATAGAAAATGATGAGCAAGAAATTTTAAGCGTGAGTGCCAAAGGTATAGGCAAACGCACAAATGCTGGGGAGTATAGACTTCAAAGCCGTGGTGGTAAGGGTGTGATTTGTATGAAGCTTACCGATAAAACAAAAGAGCTTATTAGCGTAGTGATTGTCGATGAAAGTATGGATTTAATGGCACTGACAAGTAGTGGCAAAATGATACGCGTAGATATGCATAGCATTAGAAAGGCGGGGCGTAACACGAGCGGCGTTATCGTTGTTAATGTAGAAAATGATGAGGTGGTTAGTATAGCAAAATGTCCTAAAGAAAGCGAAGAAGAGGGCGTTGAAGATGATACTAATCTAAATTTAGAATAA
- a CDS encoding glycosyltransferase family 4 protein — MERKKIVLLIGDITTGGGSERVVSHLANAFCEFYEVELLSIYKANETPTFALDDRIKLSFLHFKERKRVRTFFYKLIDKFYESYLLKQKCKEADIIIYNNCPHYPLFKNKNTHYLYILHERQKKFRTKYKHYDALIAINLKQKALLEKHHKNVIYIPNFLPKIPDVITNHQQKVVLYLGRFSKEKGVLRLIDIWKKVQEEAKFREWNLVFVGDGVLKEAMQDKINKLNLNDTIIIKGFTNDVEKEYLGASIYAMSSYNEGFGMVLIESASYGLPSVAFDIAGLSDIIENEKSGFLIEDDDLKDYADKLQILMRDENLRKTMGENAKQIVKKRFSKEIILKKWQDLFDSYC; from the coding sequence TTGGAAAGAAAAAAGATAGTCCTGCTTATAGGCGATATCACTACCGGGGGGGGTTCTGAGAGAGTTGTAAGTCATCTGGCTAATGCTTTTTGCGAATTTTACGAAGTGGAGCTTTTGAGCATTTATAAAGCAAATGAAACACCCACTTTTGCCCTTGATGATAGAATCAAACTTAGCTTTTTACATTTTAAAGAGCGAAAAAGAGTAAGAACCTTTTTTTATAAACTCATCGATAAATTTTACGAAAGCTATCTTTTAAAACAAAAATGCAAAGAAGCAGATATTATCATTTATAATAACTGCCCTCATTATCCCTTATTTAAAAATAAAAATACGCATTATTTATATATACTTCACGAAAGGCAAAAAAAATTTAGAACAAAATATAAGCATTATGACGCACTCATCGCCATTAATTTGAAGCAAAAAGCTCTTTTAGAAAAACATCATAAAAATGTAATTTATATCCCAAATTTTTTGCCTAAAATTCCGGATGTAATAACAAATCATCAACAAAAAGTCGTTTTATACTTAGGGCGTTTTTCTAAGGAAAAAGGGGTTTTAAGACTCATTGATATTTGGAAAAAGGTGCAAGAAGAAGCTAAATTTAGAGAGTGGAATTTAGTTTTTGTAGGGGATGGGGTGCTAAAAGAAGCGATGCAAGATAAAATCAATAAGCTAAATCTAAACGACACTATCATCATCAAAGGCTTTACTAACGATGTGGAAAAAGAGTATTTGGGTGCTAGCATTTATGCGATGAGTAGTTATAATGAGGGCTTTGGTATGGTGCTGATAGAAAGCGCCTCTTATGGCTTACCTAGCGTAGCCTTTGACATTGCTGGATTAAGCGACATTATAGAAAATGAAAAAAGTGGTTTTTTAATCGAAGATGATGATTTAAAAGATTACGCTGATAAGCTTCAAATTTTAATGCGTGATGAAAATTTAAGAAAAACTATGGGAGAAAATGCCAAACAAATCGTAAAGAAACGCTTTTCAAAGGAAATTATCCTTAAAAAATGGCAAGATTTATTTGATTCTTATTGCTAG